The following DNA comes from Malania oleifera isolate guangnan ecotype guangnan chromosome 12, ASM2987363v1, whole genome shotgun sequence.
AACAACTATATGAAACTGGGCATAAGAATAGCAACAAATTTGAGTAAATTTATCTGAGAGAACCAATGTTTTGCAAAGGTGTTCAGCCATACACAAGCAAAGTTCGAGTAAGTTATGCATTAGATGCATGGTAAGAAGATGCCATCAATTATCTTTTATCAAGTATTTATCACTACTGAGAACTTAAGATCTGAATAAATATCATTTGTAAATAGATTCAGACTTTGGAAGTTGAAAgtgtgaaagaaaaaaagaaggcaTGTAGTTCTAGATTCCAACTTACTATTAGGATGGAACATTCGTGAAACAAAGCGCACTGTTGGTGGCTTATTTGGGTAATCCTCTGTAAACTGAAGAGTCAATTTAAACGTACCTGAAGGACTCAAATATATTACTACAGGCATAAGTTAAAAAAGGAAGGAAACAAAACACTCACATGCAAACTAAGAACAACATTAATAACAACTATCCTGATGTACATGAAGAATATACTGAACTGAACATAAGATGCAGCAAAGTTAAATACCATTTGGTCATGTTTTAGTCCTTACTAATGATGCTCTCATGCCATTTACTTCAAATTTGCCTTACTAATGACGTTATAAGAATTAAAGCTCAAGAACAGAAAATGACAGTTAAATCAGTGTTCAAGTGGCAAAATGCAATTATTCACAGCATTGGATATATAATAATGCGCCCATTCTCAGAAGCAATATTTTGGACTCTAGCGCTTTCATTTCGAGCAAATGAAAGTATCTATTATACTGACATAGGGAGGGCTAAATAATCAAGATAAAGAATTTCAAATATCAGTACAAGTGGGAAGATTTCCTGAACAACACCACTCACAATAATTAATGAAGATGACCAAATGCAGCAGAAAAGTCTATTATGAGATTGAACAATGTACCATAAAATTTTGCCATCCAAAGGGAAAATAGATCTTGTCAAAAATAAATCAAACTTGAACTCAATCAGGTAGAAAACTCTCAATTGTATCAGCAGCAGGGAAAAAATTGCagttttgaaaacaaaaaaggGTTGTATAAACACAGACAAAGAAAATGGATTGCACAACACACACATCAGCAGAGAAAGCAGTGATATTTGTTCCAATAGTTCATtattcccaaaatacatacaatacaataaaaatgacCCAATAGCAAAATGATTAACATCATCGATCATTGTCAAATTAAGTTGGGTCAAGATGCCTCCATACCTCCATCCCAGGGGGTATCATCAGGACTGCAATCAATCAACAGAGCAAGTCTTAATACAACTAATCCAAAACTTCCAGGTTTCTAAAAATAATATCGGTTTAGAAAATAAGGCAATCAAAATTTCATATATCTCCAAACATACCCAAATATAACAGCATTCCAAAGCATGATATTATTGTCTTGAGGGGCGCCACTGATGCCAGCAGGTGGATCTTGCTGCAACCTTTTGAAATCCCTCATCAATCTCTTCCTAGCAGGGGTCGACATCCTCACCTCCTGTTATTCATTCAGAGGCCATCCACAGAATACTAGTTAGTAATTAACACACATAAACACACATGCACACTCACAAAAACACATATTAAGAGACTATATAAGCAGAACAATACTTTACTAGGATCATGAGctctttaaaccctaaaatatcattgTCTAGCAAAACTACCAAACCAGGCTGAAGATCCAATCAATTAGAGGCTCTTCAAGATATGTGCGAGGAATTTCATAGGTCAATATGTTTTAATCCAAGTCCCAACCACTCAGCTAGGGTCAGACTCAAATAGAGTTGCGTCAACTACAATACTCCAGTATGATTATCTGACCAACTAGAATAGTTTAGCGTTTCTCAACCCAAAACAGCAGATAAATTAAACAGAAGCTACAACCAGAAACTCAATCAATTTAGAGTATTGTTTAATTAGCATTTTGTAAGTTCTTCATGAGCCAAAATACATGACAATTTTGCTTATGAAAGCAATAAATATGGTTCAGCAATTGTACAAGGTTTATCTCCTGACAGTTTGACACCTCCCACTAGACTAGGAACTCAGTGTAGCGGCTCAAGAATTGGGCAGTCAGATAGCAATTTTGAAATTGTTGGTTGTATTCAACTGCCACAAATTCTTGTTTCAGCTTATATTGCGCTAAGACCACGGGCACAAGAAAAGACATATAATTCTAAAAGAACAAAATCGGAGGAGTCGCGTGCAGCACAAACGCACATCCTCCAAGCTAAAAGCAACCAGACAAACAAAAGCCCTAGAGGCTAGATCCACGATCTGGTTTCCACTGAAGCTCCAAACAAATAATCAATTAAAACTAGGGTTTGTTCACCCGAACCAACATATTACCATCCACTCTTTGGCCTTTGCGCCAAAATCCACCGTACCAACcgcaaatcaaatcaaatcaaatcaaacatTACAAAGGCACAAGAGCTCTCACCCGCAAGCAAACGCGACGAGTAGCTGTGATTCTCCCGGAAGAATTCAGAAGAACACCAATCGCCGGTCCAAgggaaatgagagagagagagagagagagatgctatCAGAGAAAGTTTTCCATGGCGGAAAATCGATACAGATCGATCTACTGatcccagagagagagagagagagagaaggagatttATAGGGAGCCGAAGGGGCGATTGAGGTCAGCGATTCCCATTTCTTTTCCTAGTTTTCTCTTTTCTCCCACTTGCTGGTACAGCTTCTGTTGCCTCCTCGCCCATGCGCCTCTCATCTCTATACATCCATTAAGTTATAATTATTATACGTATACAGAATACACTATACGGTAATACTGTATACTGCGTACGTGTATTTGTATTTTGTCGTTAGTATACTACGCGCACACACCATGTCTGTGAGGTACCTAAATCCTAATCATcgtcctttatttttattttatttttatttttcatttttccctAAGAAAACCTCACATCTTTTTGGTGTCTTCATTTTTTCTTACCTTGGAAAAAATTAGAGAGGGAAAGAAAAAGAGACAGAGATGTTAAGGACAATTAGTTGGTGTTAATCCCTTTTTAGGCGTGATTAAAGGAGTTTATATTttgacaaagaaaaaaaaattatctaaaaCGGTATAGAGTTACTATGTCATTTTTTTTAACTTGTGATTAGTGAAagtaaaatttttatgaatttaggTTGATTTACTTTAATTTTTGTGGACAATTTGAATAAGTTATACTAGAGAGTTATTAAAATAGGATcttttgtaaattttaaaaaataaataaataaattagccTATGTTAAAATTAActactattattatcatttattgtctatttatttattgaccattaaattaaattttataattaatatatgtATCAAGTACAATGAATAGACAATGTTACcttcttttacttttttattctttttaggtCAAATAACGCGAGACAG
Coding sequences within:
- the LOC131144905 gene encoding ubiquitin-conjugating enzyme E2 2 gives rise to the protein MSTPARKRLMRDFKRLQQDPPAGISGAPQDNNIMLWNAVIFGPDDTPWDGGTFKLTLQFTEDYPNKPPTVRFVSRMFHPNIYADGSICLDILQNQWSPIYDVAAILTSIQSLLCDPNPNSPANSEAARMFSENKREYNRRVREIVEQSWTAD